One stretch of Desulfomonile tiedjei DNA includes these proteins:
- the cobM gene encoding precorrin-4 C(11)-methyltransferase: MKVYFVGAGPGDPELLTVKAAGLLRNCRICIYAGSLISPGVIALLPQRTEKYDSAKLSLQEIVDLCKDAQARDIDVVRLHSGDPSIYGAIREQMNELDSLGIEYEVVPGVSSFQAAAAVLKSELTAPEVAQTIILTRAPGRTPVPEEQDLDRLARTGSTLCIFLSADKIEEIADRLAEHYGRECPAALVYRATWPDQKVIVGTLGDIGAKTQAAGIKKTALILVGQALGREIPASKLYDATFSHEFRRGTPE, translated from the coding sequence ATGAAGGTTTATTTCGTGGGAGCAGGGCCAGGCGACCCGGAACTCCTCACGGTCAAGGCAGCCGGTCTCTTAAGGAATTGCCGCATATGCATTTACGCTGGTTCGCTGATAAGCCCTGGTGTCATTGCATTACTTCCCCAACGGACGGAGAAGTATGACTCCGCGAAATTGAGCCTTCAAGAGATAGTGGACCTTTGCAAGGATGCCCAAGCGAGAGATATTGATGTGGTGCGTCTGCATTCGGGCGATCCGTCAATCTACGGGGCCATCAGAGAGCAAATGAACGAGTTGGATAGCCTGGGGATAGAGTACGAGGTGGTTCCGGGGGTAAGCTCGTTTCAGGCCGCGGCAGCCGTGTTAAAGTCGGAGCTGACCGCGCCGGAGGTCGCGCAGACGATCATCTTGACCAGAGCGCCGGGTCGGACTCCGGTACCCGAAGAGCAGGACCTGGACCGGCTGGCTCGGACCGGATCTACTCTGTGCATTTTTCTGTCAGCCGACAAGATAGAAGAAATAGCCGATCGTCTGGCCGAACATTACGGCCGGGAGTGCCCCGCAGCCCTGGTCTATAGGGCCACATGGCCGGATCAAAAAGTAATTGTGGGGACTCTCGGGGATATTGGCGCAAAAACGCAGGCCGCGGGTATAAAGAAAACCGCTCTGATCCTGGTCGGTCAAGCGCTGGGCAGGGAAATCCCTGCGTCAAAGTTGTA